The genomic window GCACCGCCAACGCGTTGGCCTCCAGCGAGTTGAGGATCTCCATGATCCGCCGGTTCTCGAGCCATGCCTTGTCGTCGAGGAAGCGTCTGAGCTGTTGCGAGAGTTGCGCTACCGTGCGCTGGGTGTGGTCGCCCGCCTCCAACCAGTCGTAGTGGATGCGGCGCAACCTCGGCTCGGGCCGTTCCTCGGCGACGGCCGGTAGCCTCAGCATCTTGTCGAGGAGCTCCCCCAGCTCCTCCTGGCGTGACTGCGACATGAGCAACTCCCAGAACGCGCGGAAGCTCCTGCCCTGGTGCGATCCGGTTATTGCGTCCCGATCTCCCATGATCTCTTCGAGCAGCTCACCCTTGCCGCCGTCCCAAAGGGTGATCTTCTCGCGCGCCTGCCGGTCCAGCCGGCGGAAGTTGTGCTCGACCTCGCGGAAGTCGGCCAGCAATTGACTCGCCAGCTCGCGGAACTGCTGGTAGCGCTCCTTCACCGCGGTGCTGTCGAGCAGCGACAGGTCGCCCTCCTCTATGCGGGCGATCTGATCGTCGATCTCCTGGCGCTGGCGTCGCAACTCGTCGATCCGCACTTCAGGGTCGCGTTCGGTGCCGTGGCTCAGTTGACGCAGCAGATCGATCAGGGTGAGCAGCCGAGACTCGGTGCCCACGAATGAACGTTCGCTGAGGCTGGAGAGCCACCTTATAGCCTGCTCGGTGGCCGGAGTGAGGTCGTAGCGGGGTTCGTCGGAGTCGGCCGGGTAGAACTTGCGGAGCCAGCCCCGTTCGCTGCGCGACCAGTCGTTGAGATACGCGCGGGCGTCACGCGGGAAGGAATCCTCGCCCAGTCGCTCCCTCAGTCCGAAGAGCTCGTCGTCCAACGCCTCGATCAGATGCGCTTCGGGCAGAGTGCGCACGTTCGGCTCGAGGAACACCCGGTTGAGGAAAGCCGCGACGAAAGGGGCGTGCTGGGCACGCAACAACTGCCAGGCGGGGTGCTGGCGGCTGAGCAGTTCGAGGGTCGTGTAGTCCATAGTGGACCTCTTGAGGGCGGGGCGTCCGGCCGGAAGCGGTGGTGAGTCG from Trueperaceae bacterium includes these protein-coding regions:
- a CDS encoding DUF3375 domain-containing protein, with translation MDYTTLELLSRQHPAWQLLRAQHAPFVAAFLNRVFLEPNVRTLPEAHLIEALDDELFGLRERLGEDSFPRDARAYLNDWSRSERGWLRKFYPADSDEPRYDLTPATEQAIRWLSSLSERSFVGTESRLLTLIDLLRQLSHGTERDPEVRIDELRRQRQEIDDQIARIEEGDLSLLDSTAVKERYQQFRELASQLLADFREVEHNFRRLDRQAREKITLWDGGKGELLEEIMGDRDAITGSHQGRSFRAFWELLMSQSRQEELGELLDKMLRLPAVAEERPEPRLRRIHYDWLEAGDHTQRTVAQLSQQLRRFLDDKAWLENRRIMEILNSLEANALAVRDAQPPGPFAEIAAISPSVELPMERRLFAPPSSPAIASEPVEVGDAEIDASALFAHSEVDPAELALRIRRVLQARDQVTLGEIIDQYPLEHGLAELVTYLRLAGESDDSVVDEAGSETIAWLSADSIQRRARIPRVIFRSV